In Candidatus Auribacterota bacterium, the following proteins share a genomic window:
- the pgsA gene encoding CDP-diacylglycerol--glycerol-3-phosphate 3-phosphatidyltransferase has protein sequence MNLPNKLTILRVVLAFIFLFLLWARFPFSMFAAWIVFAAAVISDVYDGRLARRHGIVTDFGTLMDPVADKMIICAAFISFVQLPATHVPAWMVVIIISREFIITSLRLLALSKGQVLAAGLWGKHKTVSQVASILIILTFLAFRDVAFALGIGERFNELYGAHFANFVYWLMLLTVALTVGSGLYYLYENKGLFWEGKR, from the coding sequence ATGAATCTGCCGAACAAGCTCACAATCCTGAGGGTGGTGCTCGCGTTCATCTTTCTCTTTCTGTTGTGGGCGCGGTTCCCGTTCTCCATGTTCGCGGCCTGGATCGTGTTCGCCGCCGCGGTCATCAGCGACGTCTATGATGGCAGGCTCGCCAGGCGGCATGGCATCGTCACTGATTTCGGAACACTAATGGATCCGGTCGCCGACAAGATGATTATCTGCGCTGCGTTTATCTCCTTCGTGCAGCTGCCGGCGACCCACGTGCCCGCCTGGATGGTGGTGATCATCATCAGCAGGGAATTCATCATCACGAGCCTGCGCCTGCTCGCGCTCTCGAAGGGGCAGGTCCTCGCGGCAGGGCTCTGGGGGAAGCACAAGACCGTCTCGCAGGTTGCCTCAATTCTCATCATCCTCACCTTCCTCGCGTTCAGGGACGTCGCCTTCGCGCTGGGGATTGGCGAGAGGTTCAACGAGCTGTACGGGGCGCACTTCGCCAATTTCGTGTACTGGCTCATGCTCCTGACCGTGGCGCTGACAGTCGGCTCGGGGCTCTATTACCTCTATGAGAACAAGGGCCTGTTCTGGGAAGGGAAGCGGTAA